In one Fodinicola acaciae genomic region, the following are encoded:
- a CDS encoding amidohydrolase family protein, translating into MWLTEALYARPDGSFAVADIEVEGGTIAQIAPPAHRAGAVDCSARVVIPGLVNGHFHSQTSLLRGLDDGLELFDWFGDSAAGRRQGEIGAWLDDPSNVDEVAAVVRHEYVELLRQGVTFVGDSGCSELSPAVLAAAGDAAGLRVVPQAYDDWIERLDDRERYTVNIEPEEDLTPAALDRASAYDGVRFAMHCLESRQRREIVEKNWGMSTVRLLAERDLLAGTILFHACEIDADDLALIVSSGASIMHCPVSNLAIHGKAPAVPEWVRAGATIGLGTDWGDLDMWSTIRTAYLLVRTSRAEVLRMATRGGALGYGRDDLGEIAVGRAADLVFLDTERLRPYEERTIAFAIFAAGGPARDVMVGGDWVIRDGVPTRIDAGAVLADYRRICTSLGLR; encoded by the coding sequence GTGTGGCTGACCGAGGCTTTGTACGCGCGTCCTGACGGCTCGTTCGCGGTTGCGGACATCGAGGTGGAAGGCGGCACGATCGCGCAGATCGCGCCGCCTGCACATCGTGCCGGGGCGGTGGACTGCTCGGCGCGAGTGGTGATTCCTGGGCTGGTCAACGGCCACTTTCACAGCCAGACATCGCTGTTGCGCGGCCTGGACGACGGTCTGGAGCTGTTCGACTGGTTCGGTGACAGCGCGGCCGGGCGGCGGCAGGGGGAGATCGGGGCGTGGCTGGATGATCCGTCCAATGTGGACGAGGTGGCGGCGGTCGTACGCCACGAGTATGTCGAGCTGCTGCGGCAAGGCGTGACGTTCGTCGGTGACTCGGGGTGTTCGGAGTTGTCGCCGGCGGTGCTGGCCGCGGCCGGTGACGCGGCTGGGTTGCGGGTGGTGCCGCAGGCGTACGACGACTGGATCGAGCGGCTGGACGACCGCGAGCGCTACACAGTCAACATCGAGCCGGAGGAAGATCTCACGCCAGCCGCTCTCGACCGGGCCAGTGCGTACGACGGCGTCAGATTTGCCATGCATTGCTTGGAAAGCCGCCAGCGCCGCGAGATCGTCGAGAAAAACTGGGGGATGTCGACCGTACGGCTGCTGGCCGAGCGCGACCTGCTGGCCGGCACGATTCTGTTCCACGCCTGTGAAATCGACGCCGACGACCTGGCGCTGATCGTCTCGAGTGGCGCGTCGATCATGCATTGTCCGGTCTCCAACCTGGCCATCCATGGCAAGGCGCCGGCGGTGCCCGAGTGGGTGCGCGCCGGCGCGACGATCGGCCTTGGTACGGACTGGGGTGACCTGGACATGTGGTCGACGATCCGCACGGCGTATCTCCTGGTCCGGACCAGCCGCGCCGAGGTCCTGCGGATGGCCACTCGTGGCGGAGCGCTCGGCTATGGGCGCGACGACCTCGGCGAGATCGCCGTCGGTCGAGCTGCTGACCTGGTCTTTCTCGACACGGAGCGGCTCCGGCCGTACGAGGAGCGGACCATCGCTTTCGCGATCTTCGCCGCCGGCGGTCCGGCGCGCGATGTCATGGTCGGCGGCGACTGGGTCATACGCGACGGCGTGCCGACACGCATCGACGCCGGTGCCGTTCTCGCCGACTACCGGCGGATCTGCACCTCGCTGGGGCTGCGCTAG
- a CDS encoding NADP-dependent succinic semialdehyde dehydrogenase → MPIATINPATGETLKTFDAHTAAQIDEAIARAYDRWRGYRSTTFAERAGWMRAAADLLEAEKDDIARTMTTEMGKTLAAAQAEALKCAKGMRFYADHAEEFLADEPADASAVGAKQAYGHYQPLGVVLAVMPWNFPLWQVIRFAAPALMAGNVGLLKHASNVPQTAVYLEDLFKRAGFPSGCFQTLLISSGQVEQVLRDHRVAAATLTGSEPAGRSVAAIAGDEIKKTVLELGGSDAYVVMPSADLEKAATVAVTARVQNNGQSCIAAKRFIVHADAYDEFSRLFVEKMKALKVGDPTQSDTDVGPLATEQGRNDVEELVDEAVKQGAQVLCGGARPEGAGWFYPPTVITAITPDMRIYLEEVFGPVASLYKVASIDEAISVANATSFGLGSNAWTTDPAEQKRFVEELEAGAVFVNGMTTSYPELPFGGIKRSGYGRELSAHGIREFCNLKSVWVG, encoded by the coding sequence GTGCCGATCGCCACCATCAACCCGGCCACCGGGGAGACGCTGAAAACCTTCGACGCGCACACCGCCGCGCAGATCGACGAGGCGATCGCGCGAGCGTACGACCGGTGGCGCGGCTATCGGTCGACGACCTTCGCCGAGCGCGCCGGCTGGATGCGCGCGGCCGCCGACCTGCTGGAGGCGGAAAAGGACGACATCGCGCGCACGATGACCACGGAAATGGGGAAAACCCTGGCCGCCGCGCAGGCAGAGGCATTGAAGTGCGCGAAAGGCATGCGGTTTTATGCCGATCATGCCGAGGAATTCCTCGCCGACGAGCCGGCCGACGCCTCGGCGGTCGGCGCCAAGCAGGCATACGGCCATTATCAGCCGCTCGGTGTCGTACTCGCCGTCATGCCGTGGAATTTCCCGCTGTGGCAGGTGATCCGGTTCGCCGCGCCGGCGCTGATGGCCGGCAACGTCGGGCTGCTCAAGCACGCGTCCAACGTGCCGCAAACCGCGGTATATCTGGAAGACCTGTTCAAACGTGCCGGTTTTCCGTCCGGCTGCTTCCAAACGCTGCTGATCTCCTCCGGCCAGGTCGAGCAGGTGCTGCGCGATCACCGCGTGGCCGCGGCGACGCTGACCGGCAGCGAGCCGGCCGGCCGCTCGGTGGCCGCGATCGCCGGCGACGAGATCAAGAAAACGGTGCTGGAGCTCGGCGGCAGCGACGCGTACGTCGTGATGCCGTCCGCCGACCTGGAAAAAGCCGCCACGGTGGCGGTGACCGCGCGCGTACAGAACAACGGCCAGTCGTGCATCGCCGCGAAGCGTTTTATCGTGCACGCCGACGCGTACGACGAGTTCAGCCGGCTTTTCGTGGAAAAGATGAAGGCTTTGAAGGTGGGCGATCCGACGCAGTCGGACACCGATGTCGGTCCACTGGCGACCGAGCAGGGCCGTAACGACGTGGAGGAGTTGGTCGACGAGGCGGTGAAACAAGGCGCGCAGGTGCTCTGCGGCGGCGCGCGGCCAGAGGGAGCTGGCTGGTTCTATCCGCCGACCGTGATCACCGCGATCACGCCGGACATGCGTATCTATCTCGAAGAAGTCTTCGGACCGGTCGCCTCGCTCTACAAGGTCGCCAGCATCGACGAGGCGATTTCCGTTGCCAACGCGACGAGTTTCGGTCTCGGGTCCAACGCGTGGACGACCGATCCGGCCGAGCAGAAGCGTTTTGTCGAGGAGCTGGAAGCCGGCGCCGTGTTCGTCAACGGCATGACCACGTCGTATCCGGAGCTGCCTTTCGGCGGCATCAAACGATCCGGCTATGGCCGCGAGCTGTCCGCGCACGGCATCCGCGAGTTCTGCAACCTCAAGTCCGTCTGGGTCGGCTGA
- a CDS encoding TetR/AcrR family transcriptional regulator, which produces MVETTADRGREVRRRLLNAATELIGERGWMAVSTRVLAERAQVTPGVVHYHFPSVSALLREAAIGALRELLTGFAPALADARTAEEGLRLMLSALDAYSGTDPASLLVTETYLAATRDAELRAAMTEVITEFRRGVADWLAGCAQPDPEETASVLVAALDGIMLHRLLNPDLTTAAATTVLTRVLRGAQSCE; this is translated from the coding sequence ATGGTGGAGACGACAGCGGACCGCGGCCGGGAGGTGCGCCGCCGCTTGCTCAACGCGGCGACCGAGCTGATCGGTGAGCGCGGCTGGATGGCGGTGAGTACGCGCGTGCTGGCGGAGCGAGCCCAGGTGACGCCAGGAGTGGTGCACTATCACTTTCCGTCGGTCTCGGCGTTGCTACGCGAGGCCGCGATCGGTGCGTTGCGTGAGCTGCTGACCGGCTTCGCGCCGGCACTGGCCGACGCGCGTACGGCTGAGGAGGGCCTGCGGCTCATGCTGTCCGCGCTCGACGCCTACAGCGGCACCGATCCGGCGTCTCTGCTGGTCACCGAGACCTATCTGGCCGCGACGCGGGACGCCGAGCTGCGCGCCGCGATGACCGAGGTGATCACCGAGTTTCGCCGGGGCGTGGCCGACTGGCTCGCCGGCTGTGCGCAACCCGATCCGGAGGAGACCGCGTCCGTGCTGGTCGCGGCGCTGGACGGCATCATGCTGCACCGCCTGCTCAACCCGGACCTGACCACCGCCGCGGCGACGACTGTCCTGACCCGCGTCCTGAGAGGAGCACAGTCATGCGAGTAG
- a CDS encoding MarR family winged helix-turn-helix transcriptional regulator yields the protein MHEPEALVDALVLASRALVAVAARSVAEVDADVTLTQYRALVVLASRGPQRVSALASELGVAPSTATRLIERLVRADLVDRTAPPGDRRSLVVSLRPEGQALVRQVLEQRRVAVRKLVAAMPAEQRSGATEALRAFAAAAGELPEQAWWLGFDQTYEAS from the coding sequence ATGCATGAACCTGAGGCGCTTGTCGACGCGTTGGTGCTCGCCAGCCGCGCGCTGGTGGCGGTCGCGGCGCGGTCGGTGGCCGAGGTCGACGCCGACGTGACGCTGACGCAATATCGCGCGCTCGTCGTGTTGGCCAGTCGCGGTCCTCAACGCGTCAGCGCGCTGGCCTCCGAGCTCGGCGTGGCGCCGTCGACCGCGACCCGGCTGATCGAGCGGCTGGTACGCGCCGACCTGGTCGACCGCACCGCGCCACCTGGCGACCGCCGGTCGCTGGTGGTGTCGCTGCGGCCGGAAGGTCAGGCGCTCGTGCGGCAGGTGCTGGAGCAGCGGCGCGTCGCCGTACGCAAGCTGGTCGCGGCCATGCCAGCGGAGCAGCGCAGCGGCGCCACCGAGGCGTTGCGCGCGTTTGCCGCTGCCGCCGGTGAGCTGCCGGAACAGGCGTGGTGGCTGGGCTTCGACCAGACGTACGAGGCCAGCTAG
- a CDS encoding FAD-dependent monooxygenase: MRVVICGAGIAGLAMAQRIHSHGWDVVVVERSPGPREQGYMIDFFGLGYDAAETMGVLPRLQELGYYLPEATFVDETGRRRAGISFKSFIRYTNGRMLSIMRPDLELALREKVIGQVDLRFGVSVTDIADFGEGVRVTLSDGAAVEADLLVGADGIHSTVRRQVFGDGFLRYLGFHTAAYTFTDARLHKLIGDRFIMTDTTNRQMGFYSLRDGRVAIFAVHRTPDPTLPADPGEEIQRTYGSLGWIVPDAVASCPPPDRVYYDQVAQAIVPRWSRGRVVLLGDACQAVSLLAGQGATLAIAGAYVLGEHLARATTIRDALDGYEQQWRPVVTEKQRVGRNTAEWFLPSTRGRLFARRLAMRTARLPLLDAAYAASLAGRADPSLDELTPRLDGQRLQA; encoded by the coding sequence ATGCGAGTAGTGATCTGCGGAGCCGGGATCGCCGGCCTGGCGATGGCGCAGCGGATCCACAGCCACGGGTGGGATGTCGTGGTGGTGGAGCGGTCGCCGGGCCCACGCGAGCAGGGTTACATGATCGACTTCTTCGGTCTCGGCTACGACGCGGCCGAGACGATGGGGGTGCTGCCGCGGCTGCAGGAACTCGGCTACTACCTGCCGGAGGCGACCTTCGTCGACGAGACCGGCCGGCGGCGCGCCGGCATCTCGTTCAAGAGTTTCATCCGCTACACCAACGGCCGGATGCTCTCGATCATGCGGCCGGACCTGGAGCTCGCGCTGCGCGAGAAGGTCATCGGCCAGGTCGACCTGCGCTTCGGCGTGTCCGTCACCGACATCGCCGACTTCGGCGAAGGCGTACGCGTCACGCTGTCCGACGGCGCCGCGGTGGAGGCCGACCTGCTGGTCGGCGCCGACGGCATCCACTCGACCGTACGGCGGCAGGTCTTCGGCGACGGTTTCCTGCGCTATCTCGGGTTTCACACCGCCGCGTACACCTTCACCGACGCGCGTCTTCACAAGCTGATCGGCGACCGCTTCATCATGACCGACACGACCAACCGGCAGATGGGGTTCTATTCGCTGCGCGACGGCCGGGTCGCGATCTTCGCGGTGCACCGTACGCCCGACCCGACGCTGCCGGCCGATCCGGGCGAGGAGATCCAGCGGACCTACGGATCGCTCGGCTGGATCGTGCCGGACGCGGTCGCCAGCTGCCCACCGCCCGACCGCGTCTACTACGACCAGGTCGCGCAGGCGATCGTGCCGCGGTGGAGCCGCGGCCGGGTCGTGCTGCTCGGCGACGCCTGCCAGGCGGTCTCGCTGCTCGCCGGCCAGGGAGCCACGCTGGCCATCGCCGGTGCGTACGTGCTCGGAGAACACCTCGCGCGCGCCACCACGATCAGGGACGCGCTCGACGGCTACGAGCAGCAGTGGCGGCCGGTCGTCACCGAGAAACAACGCGTCGGCCGCAACACCGCCGAGTGGTTCCTGCCGTCGACTCGCGGTCGCCTTTTCGCGCGCCGGCTGGCGATGCGGACGGCCCGGCTGCCGCTGCTCGACGCGGCGTACGCGGCGTCGCTGGCCGGCCGCGCCGACCCGTCGCTGGACGAGCTGACACCTCGACTTGACGGTCAGCGTCTGCAGGCGTGA